tccataaaaaataacaTACACATAATATCTCAATTCGAGTGTAGTTCATCTGGTAAtttgatcggcctgattttctTCAATCATGCTATGACCATGTTGGGGTGCATAATTGGGATGAGTTAGATATTATACACATATCACATAGGCCCACAAGTTTTTACTTTCactagttttaaaaaaaaatgaaagcatttttataattttatcccTCAACAAGGACCTCCATGCAATTTTCAATCGTCCAGACATTATTTGGTAAAGAATAGATTCTTAGAATTTTTGGGTAAAAATCCAAATAATAATTTATAGGTTGATCTATCATGTATGGGATGTAAATGTCAAGTTGCTTTTGAAAAATGCATGcatgagagtttttttttttttttgtcaaaaaaatatgaaaaacacaGATGTGATCATGTTACGACCTTTATAGGGATTCTTGTTATTTGTAAaagcattttctttttaaattttcatcAAAAGTTCTCAATAACAAACTACAAGCTTTGGATGCATTATTTaacatcccaaaaataaaatattatgtacTTCTCTTGGGAAGATTGATTCTACATTAGATAGCTAGCTGTTTTGTAGCCAAATCCTAAAAGAAGTATTTATTTATTCCAGACTCTAAAACATGGTTATAATCATTTCACCTTTAGAAAATATTGGACCTATTTTTtcagcaactctctctctctctctctctctctctctctctctgcgcgtGTGCGTGCGCGCGCATGTTGAACAGTTATGGGGCCTGCATAATACAATGTATAAGTGCATATGTGTCCTATCTTTGATCCATAATCATAGGTGGACCCGTAGTGGATGTTCTTGATCGATGAATGAAAAAATTTTATCATAAAGATATGCACTGTCTATGTTGTTAGCCtgtaattggatggttaagattgttagatcaaagtgattttttaaGAGGAAAGGGCTGtcagaggtgggtccaacatGACAATCAGTCCATATCCATAATTAAACATTTTTCATAATTGATATGGATCATCTACTTTGTTGGTCATGGATGTAATAGCCATGCTCATCAGATTAAAGTGATTCTTGATCAGAGGAATGGGGAagcaaaagtggggcccacaagatgggAAATCTATATCTATGGTTAGATTTCTTTTTTCATgaatgatctgatccatccactttGTTGGCTATTAAAAGGAGGACAAATGTCATAATATCAAAGTGACTCGTGAGAGAGGAACAGTTggaaatgtttgtatgaaaatACATACTTGTCCTTacatttagaatttatttatgaGGAAAGTACAATGTTTCATTGAGCATTCGTTTGGCCCAGCAAACTGTTCGTGCTGCACACACCTCTCTAAAATTCCATGGACATGAATTGCCTTTAACCAGCCCGATATGGCCCAATGAAAAAGTCTAACATGCGCCTTTCAAATGTGGGCCTACAGTTGACGGGCGAATGCAGGACTTTTTCATTGGGTGTGATGTCCTAGTTATAGGCAATTCGGGTCCAAGTACCATTGAGCTGATCTTTTTGACAAAGTAGGTGAATGATAGAAAAATAACTTTCACCGCAATTTAGCTAAATCAAAGACTATTGATGATTTACTTGCGTGTGATGTTCTTTTATTCTCTAGCTTTCGTTGCACTCAGAACCTCATCATCACAAGCAGCAACAAATCCTCATGATCACAACACGTAATCCCTTCCATCTCCACACAGGTTCAAACACTAAACCTTTCATACCCCTTCTAATTTTAGCAATGGACTTGTACAAGCGAGTCCTTTGTATTTGCCTTTATTTCAATCAGATTAGGGAACTCGTTTCAACTATGGATTTGAGGTTCGTCACTTCTCCTAAGATCAGCAATGGACTGTATccatcataaaaaaatttaatggcgAATAATTAGGTGGGTTTTTCCAAAGTTCAacgatgaattttttatttttgcgacGGATTCCATCTGTCGTTTAATTTTTGTGATGTGGTAAACAATGACGTTCCATGTGACGAACCAAATCCGTCGTTAATTTGGTTTTGCAATGGATCTTATCCAtcgcaaattcacaattttggcataGTGTCCACTTTTAAAGGATCAAACAACATTAAAATAATGTAAATTTTACTTTAAAATCTTATCTAATAATCTTTTCAACAATGCTAAAAATACATAAATTTGACATCATATGAGCAAGTTActattgtttatatatatatatatataggaaattgACAAGGGCTTGTAATTCTAATGCTAGCGGAAACATGTCACATGTGTAGAGTGGTTGAGAGAGGTTGTGGGTCCCATGAGGAGACGAACCCTTTTAAGACTAGGAGTTGTACATGAAGCTGTGCATGCTGTTCTCTTTTGATATTGTTTTTTCTTttgggttattattattattattattattattatggtccttaaattaggaattaaaaaaattttaagattaGAAATACATTCAGCGACTTCTtagattttcttaaaaataagagccccatgttgattaattttatgaaattatattaatttttctttatgaaagagaggagagaaatggCTCTTTAATCTCTAGATTATTAAACTGGTTTTCCTATATTGGGGAGAATATCAACAACTCTAATTGATGGCTATTTCCATGCAAATATCAATGTCCATCATTGGTAACCATATTCCAAGAACATCAACATTAGGGAGTACCATATTATTGCCTAGTCGCATCGATTTGTAACTAAATGAAGCATCCATCCATCTGTGGTCTCCATCATTACCATCATCATGGACACCCATACATATTATCTCAAATATATGGATGGTtggggacagagagagagagagagagaggtcttcCCATTTTAGCTTCTAGCATGTAGAGTAGAGCAAAAGTTGGTCTCCCCAATAAGCCACTAGTATGATAGTATCTAGAATGGAACCCAATGCTTATGGTATCTCTCATATGGTTAGCTAGCCACTAATAAACTGCACAAACGTTAAAGGAGTCTTACCTAGAACAAGCTTGCTTGAGGGAGATTTCAAAgagtgaggaaaaaaaaaagaagaagaaaacatataTATGCTCTTGTTATTAATACTCACTGATTCCATTGGTGCCCTCTTTTTTGCtaagttgtccattcattttttttgggtGGTGCCATAAGCGACAGCGAATACCAGTCACAACCATGACTATGTCTCTTTGCgaaatcgtccattcatttttttgctTGAGGAACATGGAAGGTGGTGGACCATCTTACTGCCGTAGTCTCTCTTTTCTAATCTCCTTTTGAGTTCAAAGTTCTATCACGTGAAACCTCAACCAACTGATGGTCTTAAGCCACTTGCACTTTTTTACTCCACTAACTATATGTTCTTCATGCGCACCCACAATTTTTTAACAAGATAATAACCCTCTTTTCTTAATTTGAGTTATTGTTGCTAATCTCTTTTTGGGTGAATGAGTAGAGTAAAGATTTAGTGGGCCATGAAGTGTATGGAAACCTTGCCATGCACCAGGTTGCACGTGGATACATCTATCTGGACCATCAATTAGGTTAGGTCTGGTCTTCTTCCTCTACTCTGCAAGAATTACTTTTTATGAATGATCTTTTCCATCCCTTTTTGCATGCGGCTGATTGAACAGTTTGAATCATCCGTTCGCATTATTTTGCAAAGCGGGCCATGAAAAGTGGGTGGGGCCAAATGGGCGGTCCAGATTGATCATATGAATTGTGCACGTCCACAAGCAACTAGGAGTTTGACAAGGTACTAGCCCACACCAGATCATTCCTAGTTAGAAGAGTCTTTAGGAAAGTGATTACTGAGGGTCTCAATGCATGGCTCAGTGGTAAACGCACACGGAGATCTTGGGTTGGAGTGGGGTGAGCCGCCCATGGCTCAGCTCAATTAGACCATGCTTAGAGTTTAACTTAAACACGTCCAGTATATGGGAAAGTAGATCTTATTGGAGATTTAAGGGTCCAAGCTCAAGGTAGATGGTCTTTTAGTTAtcattttcaaatgaaaaaacaaaaccaaaagatTAATATATAGTACTTTCTCCTAGCAGATTCTCTGGTGGCaggtcctgtggggcccactgtgatgtttgtgttttatatccacgctgtccatcagttttttgccagatcattttatagcttaaccccaaaatgatgcagatccaaagctcaagtggaccacacaacaggtaacagtggggataatcgcacccaccattgaaaccatcctagaTCCCACCGTGagttttatttcccatccaacctgttcataagctcacataaaccttgatgaagggaaaacacaaatatcagcttgatctaaaacttatgtggctctcaagaagtttttaattgtgggtgttcaatcactggGCAATTTGCTTCCCTTCTTTCCACAACTAAACTCGTCCAAATTATCTAACTAACCTCACAAAATTCGTCTAATACCATGGCCCTAATGTGGTTTAATGCATCAACAATGGGATAGACCCATGAAGAGTGGGATACATAGCATGTTTTAAATGGGGTGCGTGTGTGTATGTTTTGTTAATTAGTAGTGTTAGGGATCCCTTATTGCTTCTTCTTtgaggtttgcttgaatacatcataacctATTGCTATAGGATAGATTTGGACTTTGGCAGCTTGATCTAAGGGTCATCTTTTAATAAACTAAATAATTTATACCATGTTACTCACTTTGAACTGGGGCCCCgtccaaaaaataaaaactttctaGGCTGAATATTTCAACTTTCTATTGTTTTGCTATTTTTCCTTCAACCTTTTATGCTTAGCATTTTTTGTCCTTTCAACTCCTTTTCAAAAGCAATCTCCACCACTTCCCTTTGGCTATAGCCACATGGAAGGTACAGTGTTGAGAACTCATGTGATAAAGACTGTGTGGGGCCAATTGGGGCCAATTGTGATAAATCTGTAACATTTATCATATATCTGTTGTGTTGGCTCATGTTAGATGCTTACGCACAAAGAAAACATATCTAAAGCTAGAATGGATCTTAGCACAAAAAAGTATGAATTGGTTGGGGGTAGATTTAGTGGATCCCTggctgtggggccaacctttttgGATGTGTTGTACATGCATGCCGTCCAAAAAATCTCttaataattttagggcatgggcccgaAAATGAAGTAGTTACGAATTTCACATGTATCTTGCACCATACGGAATAGTAGTGATtaaacacccactattaaaaacttcatagggcccactataatgtttattttctatccaacctgttaataaggttacacaggcctggacgaagggaaaaatacaaatatcagcttgatcaaaaacttttgtggcccacaagaaatttttaatggtcaatcaccactatttactatggtgtggtccacctaagatttggatatgcctcattttttggcctacTCCCTAGAATGATTTCAAAAAACaaatgtacagtgtggatatacaacacatacatcaaggtgggccctatagtcaTGGATCAGGTGATCACCAAAGCCGCGGTGAGTCACCACCctccaaaacacacacacacgtactctctctctctctctctctctctctctctacatgtaTAACATAACCCTTAGTTCGTTTAATGCAATCATAACCTTGTTTGGTGACATGACTTTAGCATAAATCAAAAGCCAGAATATTAAAATGGTACTAGTGTAGCTTCTTATAGACATGATTTCTAACTATTTTTAAAGTCCTACGGATGCAAAAGATGGTATAGCTAATGCATTGGATTCTAAGACATGAAATGAAATGACAAGCAAAGTGTTCAAAGAGAGATCATGGGTGTAAAAGCACTtcaaatataaaaatagaaaagagTACATACTAGCAATTTGTGGGTGCCATGGAGAGCCTTTATAGAAAACCCCTTTGTGGTTGCTAAGAAAatgaagttatttgatactctggcagaccaTTAGCATCCATACTCATGCACACGGCCACTGTAAATGTGGCATACGTTTTTGGTGATctaaatcatccaaatcatgggctcCTAATGTAAATGGAGTGGAAGTCCTCACAAACTCACACAGACTGAGTGGATGACCTATGATTTGGTCAACTGTCGAAATTTCAAGGGTTATAATCATAACTTGAGGTTTATTTTGGGTCCATCACACATCTACTTGGGCCTTCGATTGCTTGGCCCATTCGACTGGGTCCCATCAAGGTTTCTTTAGGGGTGGCAATCGGTCGGGTTAAGCCCAATAATGTCCAgtttactaaatgggccaagaTTTCTGGCCCGAACCCCACTTGCAATCTGTTAACTTATGGCCTGACTGAGTATGGACCCTCCCAACTCAGTCAGTTAAGTTCTCATTAGGGTTAGGCTCAACCGATCTGATGGGACCCGGCATGACTAATTCAGGTTTAAGAAGGAAACATTGGGCTCGACTAGTGGATATGTTGAAAATCGAATTCCTCAAATCTATGCTGAAATATGGGCCATCGGTTAGTCAATAATCTTGAAAATATTCAGTTTTTTGGTAAAATTCTCTGAAtaatttttggagtttttgataggCCAACCTGACGAATCAACGCATTTCAACCACTTGAATCGGCAGTTAGACGGATTGCATAATTTGCATGATTTTTcacaatttatttctatttccattTATACTTATTTATCCGTGCTTATTAGTTAGAGAGTTGTTACGTTATTATAGTGCAATATCACTCTgcgtcgtggttttttcccgtgaAAAGGTTTTTTTACATAAATTTAAAGTGTTCTCTATTGGATTTGCTTGTACGATTGTAATTATGTTGTTTGATTCTTTTTTGTGTGCTTCCACGAGTCCTAACAaggtatacatatacatacatcacGTATGCACCTGGTTTGGTTCAGTACAACCTAAAAACCTGGTTCATTTCCATAAATAGGCTATATTTTTTAGCCTGAGCACGACCTTCTCTACATAGGGCTATCAATGAGCTGAGCCAGGACCTATCAAATTCGAAATTTTGAATACACTTAGTAAAGGTCCCAAGATAAAGATCCTTGTTTCCCGCAACCCGACCGATCCGTGCTTGCCATCTCCCATGTTGATGATGCCTGAAAAACAGGACAGAACAGAGGTTTCAGCATGTAATCACTTCCTGCCTAGAGAAATGGGTGTTGAAAACGACGGAAATTTGAAAGACCTTGTGACGCCACGATACATTGAAGCGCCTCTAGAGAGTCCACTACTCTTTCTGCAACAGAGAGAAGTAAAAGATGAGATTTATGGATAAAGAGACGGCCTGCTGCTGCTGTAGGATAACAGGAACaattcataccttctcaaatgggcaacataTTCCTGCCTACTCATGTTCTTCATTTCTTCGAGTTCTCGGTGGTAGTTATCCAACTGCAAAGAATCCATTTTCAGGCCAACATCAGAAAACACGAAACCACAGTTTCAGTAAACAGAGAGATTGACAAATTAATCCATTTCGCTTGCTATGAATCATATACCGGGAAGTTGATATGAGTTGAAGGTCCCCAATACTTGAGCGCAGCTAAGTCGTAAGCTCTTGTAGCTTTCTTTTCAATATCATACCCCCCTAAAATCCACAAATGGCAATGAAAGTTACAATAAATAAACAGGATGTTGTATTGGATGattaaagaaaatttcaagaaCTCGAAGGAATGAAAGAGAGGGCTCACCCAAATAAATTGCCAGGCATTTGATTGGATTGCAATCGCACATGCAAACAACCAGACAAACAACATATCTTAGCAGTCAGGCTAACAATTCAAAAAACtcaaccaacaaaaaaaaaacaaaaaaaaaaagaagaagaaggaaaagtgaAAGGGAAAAACCAACGATGCTGAAAATGGTTATACCTCTATTGTTTTACTAACCTTGCCTTCCTTTTCTAGTCTGGCCTTCCTTCTTGCAGTTGTTGTCCCATAGATGGGCTTCATATCTACCAGTCCACCTATGCCTGAGGTAAATAAAACCAATAGCCTTATTATAAGCAAAATAGAaagcaatgaaaataaaatggaaatggGAGCAACCCAGAGGAGAAAAAAAAGTCTCATTGGAAGCATCACACATAAAAGAGCAAGACACCCGAGAGAAAAATATCAACTGCAAGAACAGCATTAAAAAgaagggaaggaaaaaaaaaacaaaaaaacaaaacaaaaactaaGAGAGAAATAAACCCATAAGCACCACACATGAATTTAGgggggaaaacaaaaacaaaaacaaaatagtgTGACAGAAGGAACCCAGTTcaaaacattttttatttttaaaggcaaaaaataaataaatgaaagaaagaaagcaagagaCTACAAGCCCCAAAAATAGTTACAATgacaaaccactatatatgaactaaaataaccaaaaaacaaaaacaataaacgaaaggaggagagaaagagggcTTCTACGGACCTTGTAACACCCCTATACTGTGATGTTCTCTGCCCAAATGTATCAATGAACTTCCTATGAACTGGCTGCTTCTGGCCCACCTTCGCACCCCGTCTCTTCTTTGTGTCCATGGGTCCAAAATCAGCCCCACCATGTGATAGCTGTTGTGCAGCAGCTGTAACACAGCTAGATTGAGAACCAGGGCTCATAGACAAGCTCAAGGACTGCAAATCACCATACCCCATTGCACCACCAATAGACCCTGGTCCACCTCCTTCAACATCCAAACGCTCACCCATCTTCTCACTCGTTGCATGGCCAGCACAGTAATGCTTGGCCACCCAGTTCTTCAGGCCTGGTATTCCATCTGCCATTAGAGGGATCTGGGCTTCCTTCGGCGCCACTTCCAACGCAGTCTGGTACATGTCATGGGCTGTTAATCCTGTGCACATCCCTTCCTGTGGTGGCTGGAAGTAtgggtggtgctgctgctgctgttgggctTGAATCAGCTGCCTGAAGGGCTGGAGAAGGCCTAGGGAATGCTGCTGCCTGCTGTTTTCAGCCTGTCGGTTGTGCTGGTAATACATGCTGTCCAAGCTTAGAGACATAGCTTCCCTGTCAATGGATCCGTACTGGTGGGCTCCCATGGTTGCACCACCCAGGAAATCTTCAAGCTTGGGAGAGGAAGCTGGCATCACTGCTTCCATCAACAAAGAGATAGACATGACTTTATTTTTAAAAGCTATTTAAAAGAAACTGAATGGAAGAGATGGAAGAAGAGAGGCATACCTTCAACTTGCTGTGATCTTGTAAGAGCTTCCATGATACAAAGGGAGCCATCAGATTTCAGTGGCATTACAGACAACTGGGAGTAAAGGGCCCCACCTTGTGTTTCCATCTGAGGAGGAGCTAGAAAGAAGCTGCTTGGAACTGCAGGAGAAACAGCAGCTGCAGCTTGTgtttaatgataatgatgatgatgttgctgacGATGGTGGTAATGATGACGATGCTGATGTGGGTCCGTAGATGCATCCATGTTCATGTGAGGAGAGAGTGAGAAACCCAACCAGCTAttgttatcattatcattatcattcatGGCCTtcatctttctctcttctctctctccaaaGAGAGATTCCTACCAGGATCTGTTGTTGCAAGGAATCCCAAtcattggaaaacacaaatactaatcATATTCCCATAGCTCTTGTTTTCCCTCCATTTTTTAATCTGGGTTCTTTTGTTTTGTAGCTGCAGCACCAAGCcatgaaaatctctctctctctcaagaaagaGGTTTGGAAAGAGAACAAAACGAGCTCCTTTAAACTAAGCAAAAGGAATGAGTTGTAGCAAGCAATGCTGGGATTTCTCTCTTACATTCCATAGGGATCTGTGTAATATATGGAGAAAGAGACCAATGCCTTTGCTTTTGCACCCCTCTCCTCCCTTTTTTCTCTTCTCGGAGATCCCTTAAACACTGCTACTACAATCCACGTTATAAAACCAAATGGCCCACCCTTCTGATCTGGAGTTTTCAAGGCCTGGCATTACACAGATGAACCATAGACATTTAATTTCTGGCAACATGTATCTACTGCATGGGTGCAACCGCCCACTGTACAAGTGGCATTCACACACATATCGATCCAGACCGTCTGCTTGGCGGGACCCACATTATATGATTCATTTCCCTGAAATTAAATTGATTCGACTTGTATTTATTTGTGGAGTCCGGGCTGCTGGCAATACCTTATCCTAACTGTCCATTTGATAAGAGACAACTGGACAGTTACGATAATCTGTTGGGTCTAACCTTTGGGTTACGATCCTTCAAATGTGGcacactatttggatggtctggattcacTACATGTATTCCACGTGTACAGAATCTGTTTGCGTGAGTATGGATACCCATACACCGCTAGCACATCAAATAACCTGTCATTAAAAGCAAAGGTGCTGCCTTGTAGAGAGAGCGAGCGAGGACCGGAAAAGTCTCCGGTGTAAGTTCACCACTATTCTCAAAGTGGTGGTGACCTAATCACATGTAGAACGAATGTACCGATATCCAGAGATTAGTGGATATCACAATACCCAGTCTCAGACTGATCGagaaattctaaccatccaatcggcATCCCACCAAACTAACGGTCAAAGCATAAAATAGCTCCAATGGCCAGAATCATACTGTTACGTTCATCCTCCAAGCCCAATTTTTGGGTCACGCTTCATCCACAATAAGATCATAGATATGGAAGCGTTAGACTTCAGTAcaattatgccacgtgtacagtcgAGATTCACTCCCTGTGGTGAACTATAATAAAAGTCTTCCACGTCGTCCCGCTTCATCCAGCCTTGCAATCTAGTGGGAGATTGCACCGTTTGTTGAATAAGTTACAAGGAAATTGATATCTGTACCTACCCTAATTGATATTTGGCAGACATTTACTCTCCATTTTAGAGTAGAAATAGTAAACTTTTGCGTCATTGAAgttctaaaaagaaaaattaagggTACGTTATAAAAAAACTATGTGTGTAAAACAGCAGTGTCCTAAAACATATAGCCAAAAGAGGCTGCTTTTTTACAGAGGCAATAGTCTCATCTCTTGGATGACAGATAGAAAGCGGAAGGACAAAACTGTCCAACCAATCACTTCATATCAGTACCCGACCGCTGTCCTTCGCAAGGATCTTATTacggggagcggattagctgttccCCGGGAGACACCTTTGTGAGTGTTACACTTttgtgtatatccacgctgttcatctattttctatctcatttttagtaaTCCATACCAAATATTAAGaacatctaaatctcaggtggaccacaacactagaaaaagtgataaatgaccattaaaaactttttgtgatccacaaaagttttggatcaagatgatatttatattttccattaATCTATTCTTTCTTGAAATTATCAaaaatttggatggaaaataaacattattaaaacCTTACAATGGGCCCTTTGGACTTTTTAATCGTGAGGCAcccaatcaccacttttttcccTGTGGTGTAGTTCAATtatgatttggatctgcttaatttttgggattttatgCTAAAATTGAacggagaaacggatggacggcgtggatatataacgcatcatcaaggtgggccccacgttaggAGGTAACACGATAACACCCAATCCGCTTTattgagttatatgatactctggctgtgtacGCCGCTTAATACGCAGGCACTTCTAAGTTGTACACGTGATAAAGCAGACTGAATTACGGAACTCACAGTCGCTAATTCACAATTCCAAGATCATATTTCCTGGCCTCTGATTCGTAGACGCTTGATTGTGGAAAAAGTACAGTGGGATGCTTTTTCATTTctgaccgtccattagatgtccaccaatcctTGACAGATGatc
This DNA window, taken from Magnolia sinica isolate HGM2019 chromosome 14, MsV1, whole genome shotgun sequence, encodes the following:
- the LOC131225944 gene encoding AP2-like ethylene-responsive transcription factor CRL5 — translated: METQGGALYSQLSVMPLKSDGSLCIMEALTRSQQVEAVMPASSPKLEDFLGGATMGAHQYGSIDREAMSLSLDSMYYQHNRQAENSRQQHSLGLLQPFRQLIQAQQQQQHHPYFQPPQEGMCTGLTAHDMYQTALEVAPKEAQIPLMADGIPGLKNWVAKHYCAGHATSEKMGERLDVEGGGPGSIGGAMGYGDLQSLSLSMSPGSQSSCVTAAAQQLSHGGADFGPMDTKKRRGAKVGQKQPVHRKFIDTFGQRTSQYRGVTRHRWTGRYEAHLWDNNCKKEGQTRKGRQGGYDIEKKATRAYDLAALKYWGPSTHINFPLDNYHRELEEMKNMSRQEYVAHLRRKSSGLSRGASMYRGVTRHHQHGRWQARIGRVAGNKDLYLGTFTKCIQNFEFDSQREVVEIAFEKELKGQKMLSIKG